From Mycolicibacterium nivoides, a single genomic window includes:
- a CDS encoding amidohydrolase family protein, translated as MTTTTSPRIPATERIAVRCVDSDVHPVPRRGELGQYIPEPWRSRYFNTHDVGDLIYYDAPDYAHAYAMRTDSFPSDGEFAGSDPDLAFRQLIMEAGADIAILEPAAYSAHIPEANHVMNCALNDWQANHWLDSHNNWHERWRGSICLAVEAPELGAQEIERWAGHPYMAQILIKAEPRPSWGDPKYDPIWAAATKHDITVSCHLSRGEYDELPLPPVGLPSYNHDFMVTYSLLAANQVMSLIFDGVFDRFPTLRVVFVEHAFTWILPLMWRMDAIYEKRKGWMDIKRKPSEYVKNHIKFTTQPLDYPEDKTELSRAFEWMECDKILLFSSDYPHWTFDDPRWLVKHLPEHTRENIMFRNGIQTYKLPDTVPVLEGQVRVF; from the coding sequence ATGACCACTACTACGTCGCCAAGGATTCCTGCCACCGAACGCATCGCGGTGCGATGCGTCGATTCCGACGTGCATCCCGTGCCCCGACGAGGCGAGCTCGGTCAGTACATCCCGGAGCCGTGGCGGTCCAGATACTTCAACACGCACGATGTCGGCGATCTGATCTACTACGACGCTCCCGACTACGCGCATGCCTACGCGATGCGGACCGATTCCTTCCCCTCCGACGGCGAATTCGCCGGCAGTGACCCCGATCTCGCGTTCCGGCAGCTGATCATGGAGGCCGGCGCGGACATCGCGATCCTGGAGCCCGCCGCATACTCGGCCCACATTCCCGAGGCCAACCATGTGATGAACTGCGCGCTGAACGACTGGCAGGCCAACCACTGGCTGGACAGTCACAACAACTGGCACGAGCGCTGGCGCGGATCCATCTGCCTGGCGGTCGAAGCACCGGAGTTGGGGGCGCAGGAGATCGAGCGGTGGGCCGGCCATCCCTACATGGCGCAGATCCTGATCAAGGCCGAGCCGCGACCATCCTGGGGTGATCCGAAGTACGACCCGATCTGGGCGGCGGCGACCAAGCACGACATCACCGTGAGCTGCCACCTGTCCCGCGGCGAGTACGACGAACTCCCGCTCCCGCCGGTCGGACTACCCAGCTACAACCACGACTTCATGGTCACGTACTCGCTGCTGGCGGCCAATCAGGTGATGAGCCTGATCTTCGACGGGGTTTTCGACCGCTTCCCGACGCTGCGGGTGGTGTTCGTCGAGCATGCGTTCACCTGGATCCTGCCCCTGATGTGGCGGATGGATGCCATCTACGAGAAGCGCAAGGGTTGGATGGACATCAAGCGCAAGCCGTCGGAGTACGTCAAGAACCACATCAAGTTCACCACCCAGCCGCTGGACTACCCCGAGGACAAGACCGAGTTGTCGCGGGCCTTCGAATGGATGGAGTGCGACAAGATCCTGCTGTTCTCCAGCGACTACCCGCACTGGACCTTCGACGACCCTCGCTGGTTGGTCAAGCACCTCCCCGAACACACCCGGGAGAACATCATGTTCCGCAACGGGATTCAGACCTACAAGCTGCCCGACACCGTTCCGGTGCTCGAAGGTCAGGTCCGCGTCTTCTGA